The proteins below come from a single Candidatus Binatia bacterium genomic window:
- a CDS encoding DUF3604 domain-containing protein, giving the protein MSSCLPSSATRPSLLSSAVLALAVLCFALPAAAGQGPWERTETRDECLDYDSLRQPYFGDTHVHTALSMDAVVNSTPNYPSDAYDFAKGAALPYTLGNPVATAQLKRPLDYAIATDHGEFLGETQICLDPGHPQYNAPECVLLRADIGQSFNGPLDAASFLAFYFPTNAPTPRFAWCGAGSVDCLAVTSTVWGSIQSDAEAHYDRSDACGFTTFVGYEWSGNPNFNNLHRNVIFRNENVVPLPISYYEEPHAHGLWNALKTQCEDAGTGCDVLAIPHNSNISGGQMFLPQNEDLSPHTAADAALRSRIEPIVEVNQHKADSECHTLFSPNDELCGFEKTNIGSQLPSSSPEQASFVRDALLVGLQEDRRIGVNPMNYGMISATDGHMGMSGLVREDEYYGHVGAFDQTPEQQIIDNSLFHAGTNPGGLGVIWAEENSRDALFAAMDRREVYSTTGSRPIVRFFAGRLPKDICSSGDFAREGYVNGVPMGGEFGRRGPKFAVLATKDPGPSGLPGNDLQRIQVVKGWVDSAGNKHEETFDIGGDPDNGAGVDTATCTTTGTGFDTICATWTDPAFHKEERAFYYARVVENPSCRWSQYLCNTAAVDCNGVVPPEFALCCDGSLPETIQERAVTSPIFYRPETFSKMRAKILKKSIALGDEELRVFAKIVQAHADLDPDANDLTLEIRDAAVVYSVTVPAGTMVKKGTTWLLKDPLGTLGGIKLLKVKIKGNGGATISLKTIGMPLSSIGFDEHMVHVVLTSGNMLLRHRRMWVEMNGGKALGTSR; this is encoded by the coding sequence ATGAGCTCGTGTTTGCCTTCTTCCGCCACTCGTCCCTCTCTCCTCTCGAGCGCCGTGCTGGCCCTCGCAGTGCTGTGCTTCGCGCTGCCCGCAGCCGCGGGGCAGGGGCCATGGGAACGAACCGAGACACGCGACGAGTGTCTGGATTACGATTCCTTGCGGCAGCCGTACTTCGGCGACACGCACGTGCACACGGCGTTATCCATGGACGCCGTAGTCAACAGCACACCGAACTACCCGAGCGACGCGTACGACTTCGCCAAGGGCGCAGCGCTGCCCTACACCCTGGGCAACCCGGTGGCGACGGCGCAGCTGAAGCGGCCGCTCGACTATGCGATAGCGACCGACCATGGCGAGTTCCTCGGCGAGACCCAGATCTGCCTGGACCCCGGCCACCCCCAGTACAATGCCCCGGAGTGTGTGCTCCTTCGCGCCGACATCGGTCAGAGCTTCAACGGACCGCTGGATGCGGCGAGCTTTCTTGCGTTCTACTTTCCCACCAATGCACCCACGCCGCGCTTTGCGTGGTGCGGCGCCGGGAGCGTGGACTGCCTCGCTGTCACGTCGACGGTGTGGGGCAGCATCCAGTCGGATGCCGAGGCGCACTACGATCGCAGTGATGCTTGCGGCTTCACGACATTCGTCGGCTACGAATGGTCGGGGAATCCCAACTTCAACAACCTGCATCGCAATGTGATCTTCCGGAACGAGAACGTCGTGCCGCTCCCCATCAGCTACTACGAAGAGCCCCATGCGCACGGTCTCTGGAACGCTCTCAAGACGCAGTGCGAAGACGCCGGCACTGGCTGTGACGTGTTGGCCATTCCGCACAACTCGAACATCTCCGGTGGCCAGATGTTCCTTCCGCAGAACGAAGACCTGTCGCCCCACACCGCTGCGGACGCGGCGCTTCGCTCGCGGATCGAGCCCATCGTCGAGGTGAATCAGCACAAGGCAGACTCGGAATGTCACACGTTGTTCTCGCCGAACGACGAGCTGTGCGGCTTCGAGAAGACGAACATCGGTTCGCAATTGCCGTCCAGCAGCCCTGAGCAGGCGAGCTTCGTTCGGGACGCGCTTCTCGTGGGCCTTCAGGAGGATCGTCGCATCGGCGTGAACCCGATGAACTACGGGATGATTAGCGCAACCGACGGCCACATGGGCATGTCGGGCCTCGTCCGCGAGGATGAGTACTACGGCCACGTTGGGGCCTTTGACCAAACGCCGGAGCAGCAGATCATCGACAACAGCCTGTTTCACGCAGGCACGAACCCCGGTGGCCTAGGGGTCATCTGGGCGGAAGAGAACTCCCGCGACGCCCTCTTCGCGGCGATGGATCGTCGTGAGGTGTACTCTACGACCGGCTCGCGGCCGATTGTCCGCTTCTTCGCAGGTCGTCTGCCCAAGGACATCTGCTCGAGCGGTGACTTCGCGCGCGAGGGCTACGTGAACGGTGTTCCCATGGGCGGCGAGTTCGGCCGTCGTGGTCCGAAATTTGCCGTTTTGGCGACCAAAGACCCGGGCCCCTCGGGTCTGCCGGGCAACGACCTGCAGCGGATTCAGGTCGTGAAGGGCTGGGTCGACAGCGCCGGCAACAAGCACGAAGAGACGTTTGACATCGGCGGAGACCCCGACAACGGCGCAGGTGTCGACACGGCGACCTGCACGACGACCGGCACGGGCTTCGACACGATTTGCGCGACCTGGACCGATCCGGCCTTCCACAAGGAAGAACGCGCCTTCTACTACGCTCGCGTCGTGGAGAACCCGTCCTGCCGCTGGTCGCAGTACTTGTGCAACACCGCGGCGGTCGACTGCAACGGCGTCGTCCCGCCCGAGTTCGCCCTCTGCTGCGACGGAAGCCTGCCGGAGACGATTCAGGAGCGCGCGGTTACCTCGCCGATCTTCTACCGCCCGGAGACCTTCTCCAAGATGCGAGCGAAGATCCTGAAGAAGAGCATCGCGCTGGGAGACGAAGAGCTTCGTGTTTTCGCGAAGATCGTCCAGGCCCACGCCGATCTCGACCCGGATGCGAACGATCTCACGCTGGAGATCCGGGACGCCGCGGTCGTGTACTCGGTCACCGTCCCGGCCGGCACGATGGTGAAGAAGGGCACGACGTGGCTTTTGAAGGATCCGCTCGGCACGCTCGGCGGCATCAAGCTCCTCAAGGTCAAGATCAAGGGCAACGGTGGTGCGACGATCAGCTTGAAGACCATCGGCATGCCGCTTTCATCCATCGGCTTCGACGAGCACATGGTTCACGTGGTCCTCACGAGCGGCAACA